The Malus domestica chromosome 10, GDT2T_hap1 genome contains a region encoding:
- the LOC103412135 gene encoding phototropin-2-like isoform X2 — translation MLSENFLSGISNSNFQKVVDFLFSMEVFNLKDVGANPSNKQAADTVEIGPGSSSSTKTSAPAAKRNSITKWMAFETAQASADPKSTFATDSNEGHASNSGNNQIITAEWGVVVKSSDIGERSFKGISGRKNSSERFESSARNSEDSNHGGEMGNIPRVSNELMAALSTLQQTFVVSDATKPDCPIVYASSGFFGMTGYSSKEVIGRNCRFLQGPETDRDEVSKIRDAVKTGKSYCGRLFNYKKDGTPFWNLLTIAPIKDEQGNTIKFIGMQVEVNKYTEGVNDNALRTNGLPKSLIRSDARQKESALGSIIEVVQTVKHPRSHIRVASHDTVSIHEEQDSLNLDYVLPKSAATANMITPDTQPPQSDVKGDKFHSMSSPIDAGKISRKFITRSLSSASWHEKEPIIEPEVLMTIDIEPSNNWDRAERERDICQGFDLATTLERIEKNFVISDPRIPDCPIIFASDSFLELTEYTREEILGRKCCFLQRPETEQAREQREVTVQLINYTKSGKKFLNLFHLQPMRDQQGELQYFIGVQLDESGHVEPMGNRLSESTEIESAKLVKATAHNVDEAVRELPDANLRPEDLWAIHSQPVWPRPHKRESPSWTAIREITARGEKIGLRHFKPVKPLGCGNTGSVHLVELQGTGELYAMKAMEKSRMLNRNKVHRACIEREIISLLDHPFLPTLYTSFETSTHVCLISDFFSGGELFALLDQQPMKLFKEESARFYAAEVVIALEYLHCLGIVYRDLKPENILLQKDGHIVLTDFDLSFMTSCKPLIIKHQSLNNRRRSSSQPPPTFIAEPVSQSNSFVGTEEYIAPEIVTGAGHSSAIDWWALGILLYEMLYGRTPFRGKNRQRTFTNILHKDLTFPGSIPVSLAARQLINALLQRDPDTRLGSNTGANEIKQHPFFRGFNWPLIRCMSPPTFSSTH, via the exons ATGCTCAGTGAAAACTTTCTATCTGGGATATCAAACTCGAATTTTCAGAAG GTGGTGGATTTTCTGTTTTCAATGGAGGTCTTCAACCTGAAAGATGTTGGAGCAAACCCTAGCAACAAGCAAGCTGCTGATACTGTGGAAATTGGACCAGGAAGCAGTTCTTCAACAAAAACTTCCGCTCCTGCTGCCAAAAGGAATTCCATCACCAAGTGGATGGCATTCGAAACTGCTCAAGCTTCAGCCGATCCGAAAAGCACTTTTGCCACTGATTCAAATGAGGGGCATGCTTCCAATTCCGGCAACAACCAGATTATCACAGCTGAGTGGGGGGTTGTGGTGAAGTCATCAGATATTGGGGAACGAAGCTTTAAGGGCATATCTGGAAGAAAAAACTCTTCAGAGAGATTTGAGTCATCTGCAAGGAATTCTGAGGACTCAAATCATGGGGGTGAAATGGGAAATATTCCAAGGGTTTCCAATGAGTTGATGGCAGCTCTGTCTACACTTCAGCAGACTTTTGTTGTTTCTGATGCCACTAAGCCTGATTGCCCAATTGTGTATGCTAGTAGTGGCTTCTTTGGGATGACTGGGTATTCTTCAAAGGAGGTCATTGGCAGGAACTG CCGATTTCTTCAGGGACCGGAAACGGATCGGGATGAAGTGTCGAAAATCCGAGACGCAGTGAAGACCGGGAAAAGTTACTGTGGTAGGCTCTTCAACtacaagaaagatggaactccCTTCTGGAATCTTCTCACCATTGCCCCAATCAAAGATGAGCAAGGAAACACCATCAAATTTATTGG AATGCAGGTTGAGGTCAACAAGTACACAGAAGGGGTGAATGACAATGCACTGAGGACGAATGGATTGCCCAAGTCACTAATCCGCTCTGATG CTCGTCAGAAGGAAAGCGCGTTAGGCTCCATCATTGAAGTTGTCCAAACAGTTAAACATCCACGTTCTCACATCCGGGTTGCGAGTCATGACACTGTCAGCATTCATGAGGAGCAGGACAGCCTCAACCTTGATTATGTTCTGCCTAAATCCGCTGCAACTGCAAATATGATTACGCCTGATACACAACCTCCTCAATCGGATGTGAAAGGCGATAAGTTTCACAGCATGAGCTCTCCTATTGATGCGGGAAAAATATCTCGAAA ATTTATAACAAGGTCTCTAAGCTCTGCAAGCTGGCATGAAAAAGAACCTATTATTGAACCGGAGGTTTTGATGACCATAGATATAGAGCCCTCTAACAATTGGGACCGTGCTGAAAGAGAAAGGGATATATGCCAAGGATTTGACTTGGCAACCACATTGGAACGCATTGAAAAGAACTTTGTGATTAGTGATCCTAGAATTCCTGATTGCCCCATT ATATTTGCATCTGATAGCTTCTTAGAACTGACAGAATATACCCGtgaagaaattttgggaagaaaaTGTTG TTTTCTCCAGAGACCTGAAACAGAACAAGCAAGAGAACAAAGGGAAGTTACTGTCCAGTTGATCAACTATACCAAGAGTG GAaaaaagtttttgaatttatttcatTTGCAGCCCATGCGTGACCAGCAG ggTGAACTTCAATATTTCATTGGTGTCCAACTGGATGAGAGTGGTCATGTGGAACCTATGGGAAATCGCCTATCAGAGAGCACAGAAATAGAAAGTGCTAAATTG GTCAAAGCTACCGCACACAATGTTGATGAGGCTGTCCGAGAACTTCCTGATGCCAACTTG AGACCAGAAGATTTATGGGCAATTCATTCTCAACCTGTCTGGCCAAGGCCTCACAAAAGGGAGAGTCCTTCTTGGACAGCAATACGGGAG ATTACTGCTCGTGGTGAAAAAATTGGTCTACGTCATTTTAAGCCTGTAAAACCATTGGGATGTGGTAATACTGGAAG TGTACATTTGGTGGAACTACAAGGTACAGGTGAACTGTATGCTATGAAGGCAATGGAGAAGTCAAGAATGTTGAACCGCAACAAG GTTCACCGAGCATGCATTGAGAGGGAGATAATTTCACTACTCGACCATCCTTTTCTCCCCACACTTTACACTTCATTTGAG ACCTCCACACACGTTTGTTTGATATCAGactttttcagtggtggagaGTTATTTGCTTTGCTTGACCAGCAGCCAATGAAATTATTTAAGGAGGAATCTGCGAG GTTTTATGCGGCAGAGGTGGTTATCGCCTTGGAATATCTTCACTGTCTAG GAATAGTATATCGCGACCTTAAGCCTGAAAATATTTTACTCCAGAAGGATGGGCATATTGTTTTAACAGATTTTGATTTATCATTTATGACATCGTGTAAACCCCTG ATTATAAAGCATCAATCGCTTAACAATAGAAGACGGTCGAGCAGTCAACCACCACCCACATTTATTGCAGAACCAGTCTCACAATCAAATTCATTTGTCGGAACTGAAGAGTACATTGCTCCT GAAATTGTTACTGGTGCAGGCCACAGCAGTGCTATTGATTGGTGGGCTCTTG GTATTTTGTTGTATGAGATGCTGTATGGCCGTACACCTTTCAGGGGTAAAAATAGGCAGAGGACATTCACCAACATCCTGCACAAAGATCTCACGTTTCCAGGCAGTATTCCG GTAAGCCTTGCAGCACGGCAGTTGATCAATGCATTGTTGCAAAGAGACCCGGACACACGTTTAGGATCCAATACTGGTGCAAATGAAATCAAGCAACATCCTTTCTTCCGTGGATTTAATTGGCCTTTGATTCGTTGCATG AGCCCTCCGACATTCTCTTCAACCCATTGA
- the LOC103412135 gene encoding phototropin-2-like isoform X3: MVVDFLFSMEVFNLKDVGANPSNKQAADTVEIGPGSSSSTKTSAPAAKRNSITKWMAFETAQASADPKSTFATDSNEGHASNSGNNQIITAEWGVVVKSSDIGERSFKGISGRKNSSERFESSARNSEDSNHGGEMGNIPRVSNELMAALSTLQQTFVVSDATKPDCPIVYASSGFFGMTGYSSKEVIGRNCRFLQGPETDRDEVSKIRDAVKTGKSYCGRLFNYKKDGTPFWNLLTIAPIKDEQGNTIKFIGMQVEVNKYTEGVNDNALRTNGLPKSLIRSDARQKESALGSIIEVVQTVKHPRSHIRVASHDTVSIHEEQDSLNLDYVLPKSAATANMITPDTQPPQSDVKGDKFHSMSSPIDAGKISRKSGRASSMGFITRSLSSASWHEKEPIIEPEVLMTIDIEPSNNWDRAERERDICQGFDLATTLERIEKNFVISDPRIPDCPIIFASDSFLELTEYTREEILGRKCCFLQRPETEQAREQREVTVQLINYTKSGKKFLNLFHLQPMRDQQGELQYFIGVQLDESGHVEPMGNRLSESTEIESAKLVKATAHNVDEAVRELPDANLRPEDLWAIHSQPVWPRPHKRESPSWTAIREITARGEKIGLRHFKPVKPLGCGNTGSVHLVELQGTGELYAMKAMEKSRMLNRNKVHRACIEREIISLLDHPFLPTLYTSFETSTHVCLISDFFSGGELFALLDQQPMKLFKEESARFYAAEVVIALEYLHCLGIVYRDLKPENILLQKDGHIVLTDFDLSFMTSCKPLIIKHQSLNNRRRSSSQPPPTFIAEPVSQSNSFVGTEEYIAPEIVTGAGHSSAIDWWALGILLYEMLYGRTPFRGKNRQRTFTNILHKDLTFPGSIPVSLAARQLINALLQRDPDTRLGSNTGANEIKQHPFFRGFNWPLIRCMSPPTFSSTH, from the exons ATG GTGGTGGATTTTCTGTTTTCAATGGAGGTCTTCAACCTGAAAGATGTTGGAGCAAACCCTAGCAACAAGCAAGCTGCTGATACTGTGGAAATTGGACCAGGAAGCAGTTCTTCAACAAAAACTTCCGCTCCTGCTGCCAAAAGGAATTCCATCACCAAGTGGATGGCATTCGAAACTGCTCAAGCTTCAGCCGATCCGAAAAGCACTTTTGCCACTGATTCAAATGAGGGGCATGCTTCCAATTCCGGCAACAACCAGATTATCACAGCTGAGTGGGGGGTTGTGGTGAAGTCATCAGATATTGGGGAACGAAGCTTTAAGGGCATATCTGGAAGAAAAAACTCTTCAGAGAGATTTGAGTCATCTGCAAGGAATTCTGAGGACTCAAATCATGGGGGTGAAATGGGAAATATTCCAAGGGTTTCCAATGAGTTGATGGCAGCTCTGTCTACACTTCAGCAGACTTTTGTTGTTTCTGATGCCACTAAGCCTGATTGCCCAATTGTGTATGCTAGTAGTGGCTTCTTTGGGATGACTGGGTATTCTTCAAAGGAGGTCATTGGCAGGAACTG CCGATTTCTTCAGGGACCGGAAACGGATCGGGATGAAGTGTCGAAAATCCGAGACGCAGTGAAGACCGGGAAAAGTTACTGTGGTAGGCTCTTCAACtacaagaaagatggaactccCTTCTGGAATCTTCTCACCATTGCCCCAATCAAAGATGAGCAAGGAAACACCATCAAATTTATTGG AATGCAGGTTGAGGTCAACAAGTACACAGAAGGGGTGAATGACAATGCACTGAGGACGAATGGATTGCCCAAGTCACTAATCCGCTCTGATG CTCGTCAGAAGGAAAGCGCGTTAGGCTCCATCATTGAAGTTGTCCAAACAGTTAAACATCCACGTTCTCACATCCGGGTTGCGAGTCATGACACTGTCAGCATTCATGAGGAGCAGGACAGCCTCAACCTTGATTATGTTCTGCCTAAATCCGCTGCAACTGCAAATATGATTACGCCTGATACACAACCTCCTCAATCGGATGTGAAAGGCGATAAGTTTCACAGCATGAGCTCTCCTATTGATGCGGGAAAAATATCTCGAAAGTCAGGACGTGCTTCCTCCATGGG ATTTATAACAAGGTCTCTAAGCTCTGCAAGCTGGCATGAAAAAGAACCTATTATTGAACCGGAGGTTTTGATGACCATAGATATAGAGCCCTCTAACAATTGGGACCGTGCTGAAAGAGAAAGGGATATATGCCAAGGATTTGACTTGGCAACCACATTGGAACGCATTGAAAAGAACTTTGTGATTAGTGATCCTAGAATTCCTGATTGCCCCATT ATATTTGCATCTGATAGCTTCTTAGAACTGACAGAATATACCCGtgaagaaattttgggaagaaaaTGTTG TTTTCTCCAGAGACCTGAAACAGAACAAGCAAGAGAACAAAGGGAAGTTACTGTCCAGTTGATCAACTATACCAAGAGTG GAaaaaagtttttgaatttatttcatTTGCAGCCCATGCGTGACCAGCAG ggTGAACTTCAATATTTCATTGGTGTCCAACTGGATGAGAGTGGTCATGTGGAACCTATGGGAAATCGCCTATCAGAGAGCACAGAAATAGAAAGTGCTAAATTG GTCAAAGCTACCGCACACAATGTTGATGAGGCTGTCCGAGAACTTCCTGATGCCAACTTG AGACCAGAAGATTTATGGGCAATTCATTCTCAACCTGTCTGGCCAAGGCCTCACAAAAGGGAGAGTCCTTCTTGGACAGCAATACGGGAG ATTACTGCTCGTGGTGAAAAAATTGGTCTACGTCATTTTAAGCCTGTAAAACCATTGGGATGTGGTAATACTGGAAG TGTACATTTGGTGGAACTACAAGGTACAGGTGAACTGTATGCTATGAAGGCAATGGAGAAGTCAAGAATGTTGAACCGCAACAAG GTTCACCGAGCATGCATTGAGAGGGAGATAATTTCACTACTCGACCATCCTTTTCTCCCCACACTTTACACTTCATTTGAG ACCTCCACACACGTTTGTTTGATATCAGactttttcagtggtggagaGTTATTTGCTTTGCTTGACCAGCAGCCAATGAAATTATTTAAGGAGGAATCTGCGAG GTTTTATGCGGCAGAGGTGGTTATCGCCTTGGAATATCTTCACTGTCTAG GAATAGTATATCGCGACCTTAAGCCTGAAAATATTTTACTCCAGAAGGATGGGCATATTGTTTTAACAGATTTTGATTTATCATTTATGACATCGTGTAAACCCCTG ATTATAAAGCATCAATCGCTTAACAATAGAAGACGGTCGAGCAGTCAACCACCACCCACATTTATTGCAGAACCAGTCTCACAATCAAATTCATTTGTCGGAACTGAAGAGTACATTGCTCCT GAAATTGTTACTGGTGCAGGCCACAGCAGTGCTATTGATTGGTGGGCTCTTG GTATTTTGTTGTATGAGATGCTGTATGGCCGTACACCTTTCAGGGGTAAAAATAGGCAGAGGACATTCACCAACATCCTGCACAAAGATCTCACGTTTCCAGGCAGTATTCCG GTAAGCCTTGCAGCACGGCAGTTGATCAATGCATTGTTGCAAAGAGACCCGGACACACGTTTAGGATCCAATACTGGTGCAAATGAAATCAAGCAACATCCTTTCTTCCGTGGATTTAATTGGCCTTTGATTCGTTGCATG AGCCCTCCGACATTCTCTTCAACCCATTGA
- the LOC103412135 gene encoding phototropin-2-like isoform X1 yields MLSENFLSGISNSNFQKVVDFLFSMEVFNLKDVGANPSNKQAADTVEIGPGSSSSTKTSAPAAKRNSITKWMAFETAQASADPKSTFATDSNEGHASNSGNNQIITAEWGVVVKSSDIGERSFKGISGRKNSSERFESSARNSEDSNHGGEMGNIPRVSNELMAALSTLQQTFVVSDATKPDCPIVYASSGFFGMTGYSSKEVIGRNCRFLQGPETDRDEVSKIRDAVKTGKSYCGRLFNYKKDGTPFWNLLTIAPIKDEQGNTIKFIGMQVEVNKYTEGVNDNALRTNGLPKSLIRSDARQKESALGSIIEVVQTVKHPRSHIRVASHDTVSIHEEQDSLNLDYVLPKSAATANMITPDTQPPQSDVKGDKFHSMSSPIDAGKISRKSGRASSMGFITRSLSSASWHEKEPIIEPEVLMTIDIEPSNNWDRAERERDICQGFDLATTLERIEKNFVISDPRIPDCPIIFASDSFLELTEYTREEILGRKCCFLQRPETEQAREQREVTVQLINYTKSGKKFLNLFHLQPMRDQQGELQYFIGVQLDESGHVEPMGNRLSESTEIESAKLVKATAHNVDEAVRELPDANLRPEDLWAIHSQPVWPRPHKRESPSWTAIREITARGEKIGLRHFKPVKPLGCGNTGSVHLVELQGTGELYAMKAMEKSRMLNRNKVHRACIEREIISLLDHPFLPTLYTSFETSTHVCLISDFFSGGELFALLDQQPMKLFKEESARFYAAEVVIALEYLHCLGIVYRDLKPENILLQKDGHIVLTDFDLSFMTSCKPLIIKHQSLNNRRRSSSQPPPTFIAEPVSQSNSFVGTEEYIAPEIVTGAGHSSAIDWWALGILLYEMLYGRTPFRGKNRQRTFTNILHKDLTFPGSIPVSLAARQLINALLQRDPDTRLGSNTGANEIKQHPFFRGFNWPLIRCMSPPTFSSTH; encoded by the exons ATGCTCAGTGAAAACTTTCTATCTGGGATATCAAACTCGAATTTTCAGAAG GTGGTGGATTTTCTGTTTTCAATGGAGGTCTTCAACCTGAAAGATGTTGGAGCAAACCCTAGCAACAAGCAAGCTGCTGATACTGTGGAAATTGGACCAGGAAGCAGTTCTTCAACAAAAACTTCCGCTCCTGCTGCCAAAAGGAATTCCATCACCAAGTGGATGGCATTCGAAACTGCTCAAGCTTCAGCCGATCCGAAAAGCACTTTTGCCACTGATTCAAATGAGGGGCATGCTTCCAATTCCGGCAACAACCAGATTATCACAGCTGAGTGGGGGGTTGTGGTGAAGTCATCAGATATTGGGGAACGAAGCTTTAAGGGCATATCTGGAAGAAAAAACTCTTCAGAGAGATTTGAGTCATCTGCAAGGAATTCTGAGGACTCAAATCATGGGGGTGAAATGGGAAATATTCCAAGGGTTTCCAATGAGTTGATGGCAGCTCTGTCTACACTTCAGCAGACTTTTGTTGTTTCTGATGCCACTAAGCCTGATTGCCCAATTGTGTATGCTAGTAGTGGCTTCTTTGGGATGACTGGGTATTCTTCAAAGGAGGTCATTGGCAGGAACTG CCGATTTCTTCAGGGACCGGAAACGGATCGGGATGAAGTGTCGAAAATCCGAGACGCAGTGAAGACCGGGAAAAGTTACTGTGGTAGGCTCTTCAACtacaagaaagatggaactccCTTCTGGAATCTTCTCACCATTGCCCCAATCAAAGATGAGCAAGGAAACACCATCAAATTTATTGG AATGCAGGTTGAGGTCAACAAGTACACAGAAGGGGTGAATGACAATGCACTGAGGACGAATGGATTGCCCAAGTCACTAATCCGCTCTGATG CTCGTCAGAAGGAAAGCGCGTTAGGCTCCATCATTGAAGTTGTCCAAACAGTTAAACATCCACGTTCTCACATCCGGGTTGCGAGTCATGACACTGTCAGCATTCATGAGGAGCAGGACAGCCTCAACCTTGATTATGTTCTGCCTAAATCCGCTGCAACTGCAAATATGATTACGCCTGATACACAACCTCCTCAATCGGATGTGAAAGGCGATAAGTTTCACAGCATGAGCTCTCCTATTGATGCGGGAAAAATATCTCGAAAGTCAGGACGTGCTTCCTCCATGGG ATTTATAACAAGGTCTCTAAGCTCTGCAAGCTGGCATGAAAAAGAACCTATTATTGAACCGGAGGTTTTGATGACCATAGATATAGAGCCCTCTAACAATTGGGACCGTGCTGAAAGAGAAAGGGATATATGCCAAGGATTTGACTTGGCAACCACATTGGAACGCATTGAAAAGAACTTTGTGATTAGTGATCCTAGAATTCCTGATTGCCCCATT ATATTTGCATCTGATAGCTTCTTAGAACTGACAGAATATACCCGtgaagaaattttgggaagaaaaTGTTG TTTTCTCCAGAGACCTGAAACAGAACAAGCAAGAGAACAAAGGGAAGTTACTGTCCAGTTGATCAACTATACCAAGAGTG GAaaaaagtttttgaatttatttcatTTGCAGCCCATGCGTGACCAGCAG ggTGAACTTCAATATTTCATTGGTGTCCAACTGGATGAGAGTGGTCATGTGGAACCTATGGGAAATCGCCTATCAGAGAGCACAGAAATAGAAAGTGCTAAATTG GTCAAAGCTACCGCACACAATGTTGATGAGGCTGTCCGAGAACTTCCTGATGCCAACTTG AGACCAGAAGATTTATGGGCAATTCATTCTCAACCTGTCTGGCCAAGGCCTCACAAAAGGGAGAGTCCTTCTTGGACAGCAATACGGGAG ATTACTGCTCGTGGTGAAAAAATTGGTCTACGTCATTTTAAGCCTGTAAAACCATTGGGATGTGGTAATACTGGAAG TGTACATTTGGTGGAACTACAAGGTACAGGTGAACTGTATGCTATGAAGGCAATGGAGAAGTCAAGAATGTTGAACCGCAACAAG GTTCACCGAGCATGCATTGAGAGGGAGATAATTTCACTACTCGACCATCCTTTTCTCCCCACACTTTACACTTCATTTGAG ACCTCCACACACGTTTGTTTGATATCAGactttttcagtggtggagaGTTATTTGCTTTGCTTGACCAGCAGCCAATGAAATTATTTAAGGAGGAATCTGCGAG GTTTTATGCGGCAGAGGTGGTTATCGCCTTGGAATATCTTCACTGTCTAG GAATAGTATATCGCGACCTTAAGCCTGAAAATATTTTACTCCAGAAGGATGGGCATATTGTTTTAACAGATTTTGATTTATCATTTATGACATCGTGTAAACCCCTG ATTATAAAGCATCAATCGCTTAACAATAGAAGACGGTCGAGCAGTCAACCACCACCCACATTTATTGCAGAACCAGTCTCACAATCAAATTCATTTGTCGGAACTGAAGAGTACATTGCTCCT GAAATTGTTACTGGTGCAGGCCACAGCAGTGCTATTGATTGGTGGGCTCTTG GTATTTTGTTGTATGAGATGCTGTATGGCCGTACACCTTTCAGGGGTAAAAATAGGCAGAGGACATTCACCAACATCCTGCACAAAGATCTCACGTTTCCAGGCAGTATTCCG GTAAGCCTTGCAGCACGGCAGTTGATCAATGCATTGTTGCAAAGAGACCCGGACACACGTTTAGGATCCAATACTGGTGCAAATGAAATCAAGCAACATCCTTTCTTCCGTGGATTTAATTGGCCTTTGATTCGTTGCATG AGCCCTCCGACATTCTCTTCAACCCATTGA
- the LOC103412135 gene encoding phototropin-2-like isoform X4: MLSENFLSGISNSNFQKVVDFLFSMEVFNLKDVGANPSNKQAADTVEIGPGSSSSTKTSAPAAKRNSITKWMAFETAQASADPKSTFATDSNEGHASNSGNNQIITAEWGVVVKSSDIGERSFKGISGRKNSSERFESSARNSEDSNHGGEMGNIPRVSNELMAALSTLQQTFVVSDATKPDCPIVYASSGFFGMTGYSSKEVIGRNCRFLQGPETDRDEVSKIRDAVKTGKSYCGRLFNYKKDGTPFWNLLTIAPIKDEQGNTIKFIGMQVEVNKYTEGVNDNALRTNGLPKSLIRSDARQKESALGSIIEVVQTVKHPRSHIRVASHDTVSIHEEQDSLNLDYVLPKSAATANMITPDTQPPQSDVKGDKFHSMSSPIDAGKISRKSGRASSMGFITRSLSSASWHEKEPIIEPEVLMTIDIEPSNNWDRAERERDICQGFDLATTLERIEKNFVISDPRIPDCPIIFASDSFLELTEYTREEILGRKCCFLQRPETEQAREQREVTVQLINYTKSGKKFLNLFHLQPMRDQQGELQYFIGVQLDESGHVEPMGNRLSESTEIESAKLVKATAHNVDEAVRELPDANLRPEDLWAIHSQPVWPRPHKRESPSWTAIREITARGEKIGLRHFKPVKPLGCGNTGSVHLVELQGTGELYAMKAMEKSRMLNRNKVHRACIEREIISLLDHPFLPTLYTSFETSTHVCLISDFFSGGELFALLDQQPMKLFKEESARFYAAEVVIALEYLHCLGIVYRDLKPENILLQKDGHIVLTDFDLSFMTSCKPLIIKHQSLNNRRRSSSQPPPTFIAEPVSQSNSFVGTEEYIAPATAVLLIGGLLVFCCMRCCMAVHLSGVKIGRGHSPTSCTKISRFQAVFR; this comes from the exons ATGCTCAGTGAAAACTTTCTATCTGGGATATCAAACTCGAATTTTCAGAAG GTGGTGGATTTTCTGTTTTCAATGGAGGTCTTCAACCTGAAAGATGTTGGAGCAAACCCTAGCAACAAGCAAGCTGCTGATACTGTGGAAATTGGACCAGGAAGCAGTTCTTCAACAAAAACTTCCGCTCCTGCTGCCAAAAGGAATTCCATCACCAAGTGGATGGCATTCGAAACTGCTCAAGCTTCAGCCGATCCGAAAAGCACTTTTGCCACTGATTCAAATGAGGGGCATGCTTCCAATTCCGGCAACAACCAGATTATCACAGCTGAGTGGGGGGTTGTGGTGAAGTCATCAGATATTGGGGAACGAAGCTTTAAGGGCATATCTGGAAGAAAAAACTCTTCAGAGAGATTTGAGTCATCTGCAAGGAATTCTGAGGACTCAAATCATGGGGGTGAAATGGGAAATATTCCAAGGGTTTCCAATGAGTTGATGGCAGCTCTGTCTACACTTCAGCAGACTTTTGTTGTTTCTGATGCCACTAAGCCTGATTGCCCAATTGTGTATGCTAGTAGTGGCTTCTTTGGGATGACTGGGTATTCTTCAAAGGAGGTCATTGGCAGGAACTG CCGATTTCTTCAGGGACCGGAAACGGATCGGGATGAAGTGTCGAAAATCCGAGACGCAGTGAAGACCGGGAAAAGTTACTGTGGTAGGCTCTTCAACtacaagaaagatggaactccCTTCTGGAATCTTCTCACCATTGCCCCAATCAAAGATGAGCAAGGAAACACCATCAAATTTATTGG AATGCAGGTTGAGGTCAACAAGTACACAGAAGGGGTGAATGACAATGCACTGAGGACGAATGGATTGCCCAAGTCACTAATCCGCTCTGATG CTCGTCAGAAGGAAAGCGCGTTAGGCTCCATCATTGAAGTTGTCCAAACAGTTAAACATCCACGTTCTCACATCCGGGTTGCGAGTCATGACACTGTCAGCATTCATGAGGAGCAGGACAGCCTCAACCTTGATTATGTTCTGCCTAAATCCGCTGCAACTGCAAATATGATTACGCCTGATACACAACCTCCTCAATCGGATGTGAAAGGCGATAAGTTTCACAGCATGAGCTCTCCTATTGATGCGGGAAAAATATCTCGAAAGTCAGGACGTGCTTCCTCCATGGG ATTTATAACAAGGTCTCTAAGCTCTGCAAGCTGGCATGAAAAAGAACCTATTATTGAACCGGAGGTTTTGATGACCATAGATATAGAGCCCTCTAACAATTGGGACCGTGCTGAAAGAGAAAGGGATATATGCCAAGGATTTGACTTGGCAACCACATTGGAACGCATTGAAAAGAACTTTGTGATTAGTGATCCTAGAATTCCTGATTGCCCCATT ATATTTGCATCTGATAGCTTCTTAGAACTGACAGAATATACCCGtgaagaaattttgggaagaaaaTGTTG TTTTCTCCAGAGACCTGAAACAGAACAAGCAAGAGAACAAAGGGAAGTTACTGTCCAGTTGATCAACTATACCAAGAGTG GAaaaaagtttttgaatttatttcatTTGCAGCCCATGCGTGACCAGCAG ggTGAACTTCAATATTTCATTGGTGTCCAACTGGATGAGAGTGGTCATGTGGAACCTATGGGAAATCGCCTATCAGAGAGCACAGAAATAGAAAGTGCTAAATTG GTCAAAGCTACCGCACACAATGTTGATGAGGCTGTCCGAGAACTTCCTGATGCCAACTTG AGACCAGAAGATTTATGGGCAATTCATTCTCAACCTGTCTGGCCAAGGCCTCACAAAAGGGAGAGTCCTTCTTGGACAGCAATACGGGAG ATTACTGCTCGTGGTGAAAAAATTGGTCTACGTCATTTTAAGCCTGTAAAACCATTGGGATGTGGTAATACTGGAAG TGTACATTTGGTGGAACTACAAGGTACAGGTGAACTGTATGCTATGAAGGCAATGGAGAAGTCAAGAATGTTGAACCGCAACAAG GTTCACCGAGCATGCATTGAGAGGGAGATAATTTCACTACTCGACCATCCTTTTCTCCCCACACTTTACACTTCATTTGAG ACCTCCACACACGTTTGTTTGATATCAGactttttcagtggtggagaGTTATTTGCTTTGCTTGACCAGCAGCCAATGAAATTATTTAAGGAGGAATCTGCGAG GTTTTATGCGGCAGAGGTGGTTATCGCCTTGGAATATCTTCACTGTCTAG GAATAGTATATCGCGACCTTAAGCCTGAAAATATTTTACTCCAGAAGGATGGGCATATTGTTTTAACAGATTTTGATTTATCATTTATGACATCGTGTAAACCCCTG ATTATAAAGCATCAATCGCTTAACAATAGAAGACGGTCGAGCAGTCAACCACCACCCACATTTATTGCAGAACCAGTCTCACAATCAAATTCATTTGTCGGAACTGAAGAGTACATTGCTCCT GCCACAGCAGTGCTATTGATTGGTGGGCTCTTG GTATTTTGTTGTATGAGATGCTGTATGGCCGTACACCTTTCAGGGGTAAAAATAGGCAGAGGACATTCACCAACATCCTGCACAAAGATCTCACGTTTCCAGGCAGTATTCCG GTAA